The DNA segment AATTTAATGGATGCTGATTGGGAGTGAAAACAACTTTGAAATAATTAACATGATTTCAGATCCTGATCTTCTGCAAGCCAAagtgagcaaacacacacacacacacacacacacacacacacacgcacacagtaaTATTATATTTAGGAATGATTTGTAATAAGTGGTTGTAGTAACGAGTGTATTattatgttaaataatattatattaatataatgatttgGTTTTGGTCATGTGGTAACAAAACCCCACCCACCAATTCCTCATTTACATCtattcataaacacacacatcacttctCTATTCACTCTTTATATGCACGTGACACACCTGTGATagaagtgtatatgtgtgtgtttgtgtgcaggtggATGAAATGAACATGATCCTAAAAACAGGAGAAGCAGGAGTCAAGTTGGTGAGtatccacacacacccacacacacacacacacacgatgtgTAGACTAAAACCcctctgcatttttcttttaggAAACAAAGATGCTCtttggtgcaaaaaaaagagaaagaacaagaagaagaagaagaaggaaaaaatatataataataataattctacattatcatttaattctttctttataaataataataaaatataagtatgATATTAATCTTgcatgttattatattttttatgtttatatattaagttttaatttttttattaataattattaattatataaatatttatataaaaatgtttgtgcagaaaaaatgttcactttaaagttcaattcagtttgttttaaaaaaagaaaaagtattctCAGATACAGGGCCGGCGCTGGCTATAGGGAGAGCAGGCAATCGCAGAGGGCCGAGGGCTTAGATGAGAGGCCTCCATGACGGTAACAAACCTATACACTAGTTCACCAAATAAAGACGTGCAGCATACAACTAGACTCTATGTCCACTGGATATAAATAACTGTCACTCACCTGAAGTGGAACTGGTTAATATCACCTTTTAAATGTGGGTTATTTAAGATGGATCTTCACTTTGACTGTTGATTTGGTTAAATAGTGCATCATCATCTTCTattggcttttcccattaggggtccccacagcggatcatctgtctccatacccatCTTTCAAcccaaatacctgcatgtcctacttcaccacatccataaaccgcctccttggccttcctcttttcctccttcttggtggctccatcctcagcattcttctagcgatataccccatgtccctcctctgaacatgtccaaaccatatcaatctcgcctccctcacctggtctccaaaacgtcctacctgcgctggccctctaataaactcgtttctaatcttgtccatcctcgtcagtgaaaactcaacatcttcagctctgctacctccagctccacctcctgtcttgtactcaatgccactgtctctaaaccatagaacatcgcaggtctcaccacagtcctataaacttttcctttcactctcacagatactcttctatcacaagaaataaatagttatatAGTGCATATTTAGTGTTTTTGCAAATGCAATTATATTCATATCCAGCTAAatgaaaatgacattttctGCTTCAATTTTACTGTAGAGAGTCAACAAAAATGTTCCCAAATAGTGGGTCAGTGTGTCACCATAAATAAATTACTGAACGTGTTATCATCaaacaaaaatatcaaaataaataattaattatcagTGTAGCTAGCTAATGACATTACTAacagtatttaaataatttgcaaAGGAATAGGAAGAAATagctttttactttattttattgttgacCTTAGTTAGAGGTTAATGAACATTTAAGTAATTTTATAAAAGTACTGATAACagaatttgtgtatatatatatatatatatatatatatatatatatatatatatatatatatatatatatagcctacCCTGCTTTAACATTCTGGACTCATTACAGCTGTTACCTGCCGAAGTATCACAGAGCTGGGTCTCTGAAAATGAGTTTCACTGGTTATTTGTATCTTTTGTTTAAcagacatttaaacaaaatgaaggAAGAGGGCCTTCAATATAGATTTTGCAAATATCtagaacatatatataataatcatttaataatcataaaaataatcatttgcttttaaaagcCACCCGCCTTGATTCTACCCCCCTATTTCTACACGAAGTGATCAGTCTTTTAAAGCGTCCCGCACAATAATGTAATGCAAATACAAAGTTtaatacattaaacatttacatttttatattacattcaatattattttcatGCATTAAACAATACATATGTGCAAACATGTTATATAGATGATATGGacagtgttgtgtagtgaaCATTGAATCCTGaaacactgaaaagaaaaaaaaactgccgtTGTCATAGAGACCTGTACACAAACATCATGTCTCGGAATTTAGATATTCATTTGTTGCCTGtttgaaggagaagaaggaagaagaaaacaagAAGAATTAAAAACTCATCTTTTCACTACAATTAGTTTCATTACACtgactttttttcacttctggCAGTGATGGATTTCACATCAGCTAACGGCAAGTTGTCTATTTGTAACTTTTAGATTcttgttgtaaatgtaaatcttctttttcttctgctcccattagtggtcactacagcggattatccgtctccatactactctgtttCTTTAAATGTACTGTGTAGTAGGAATGTTATTCAATGTTAGAAATATCACTTTTACACGAATAGAAATGGAGGGTGGTTTCTGACTCGTGAGGTTTTTGTATTAAGTGACAAAAGCGGAAGACTTCCAATGTGGATAAAAAATGTACTATATCCTGTCATATCAGTAATTTATGGACTATTTTTTAACCAGGACAAcactttaatgaaaaacagtACAAGCCACTAAAGAGAAAAATGACACATGAAGCTCATGAACAACCTGAGCTCCAGACCAAAAAGAGaggtatgagaaagaaaacaggatCCTACCCTGCTTTAACATTCTGGACTCATTACAGCAGTTACCTGACGAAGTATCTCTGAAAATGAGTTTCACCAGTTATTTGTATCTTTTGTTTAACAGACATTTATGATCACTACATCCTGGGAGAGCTGCTTGGGTATGGAAGCTTTGGTTGCGTCTACGCAGGGGTTCGAATATCAGATGGTAAAAAGGTGAATATCAGCACAAATACATTTAACTggcaatgaatgaaaaaaaataggttCGATGCTTTGTTATATTCATTCACGGAAATCAAGTCCTTTGTTTATATCCAAGTTTAAATAGACAGACGTTTGTTATCTCATTGGTGAGTTACTCTTGGTAACTGAAATGAAGTTCTATGGGAGCAATGACTTCaacttcttttcctctttttgcaGGTGGCCCTGAAAatcatgaacaaaataaataatcatcaaAACATCACCATTGTAAGTGAACTTAATttctttttgtacttttgtgaACTAGAGGTTTATGATTTAAATCATCATTGGATGGCTGttatggtttttatttatttcacattttgatCAGCTTCATTCAGAATCCAGTACTACTGAACCCAATCCAGTACTACTGTATTCATTTCCACTCTGTTTTTAGGCCGGTGACGCACGCAGCCTGCCTGTTGAGGTGGCATTATTAGAACTCGTGTGCAAGCCGCCTCATTGTCCATTCGTAATACAGCTGCTAGAATGGTTTGAGACACCTGATGCCATCATCTTGGTCCTGGAGCGGCCCGACCCCTGTGTTGACCTTTTCGACTTTTTGACGAATAACATAATGATTGAAACTGAAATTATATTTATCGTGCAGCAAATTGTTCTTGCCGCATGTCACTGCCGTAATCAAGGTGTGTTTCATCGAGACATCAAAGCTGAAAATGTTCTCTTGAACCTCTGACTCTTCAAGTCAAGCTGATTGATTTCGCTTAGGCGTCCTACATAAGGACACCACATACACTGAACATGCTGGTAATTACACCTCTAAGATGAACAGATTTGATGCTGCATCATCAGATCTTGTAATCTTACTGATGatattctttctgtctttcacacAGGCACTGACATTTACATCCCACCTGAATGTTATGTTGATAAAGAATACGAGGCGGAACCTTTCACCATCTGGGGTCTGGGCGTGCTCTCATACATATTATTGTGTAGAATGCAGCCCTTTGgtggagaaaaagaaattgttgAAGGCCACCTGTTCATCCCTGATGAGTTGTCCAAAGGTGTGAAGATTATTTGCATTTAATCCTGtacaaaaatctgaaaaaaactaTACTGTGAAAAAGGTTTAactataataattatcataTGAATTAGATGTTCTGGTTACCAAATGGACGTTTTAAACAATATacattactgcacacacacagcttcccAAGATTTCATTGGGTGGTGCCTGCAAAGAGACCCTAATAGCCGACCAACCCTCAATCAGATCCTCGGACATCACTGGTTCAGGAGGCAAGGTCAGTAAGGACAAATAGTAAAGACCTAAATTAAGTGAAGTCAGTTAGTGTAAAATAAAGATGTCCAGTTTATGTGATCGGTATTACATTGGTACCTAGCTTTGCAATAATAGAGATGGCTTTGCTAACAATATTATATGcaaaagaaataatttaaaataattacataaaaagttaaagaaaaatatctaGTATTTATTGCAGTTGAAGgtcatatttattatgttttatttaatatatatctgtattttgttttacagGAAAGGTCCAATGGGCTCTCTTTGGGCAGAACGAATCTTCTCGACATCTCCTCAGTACCacctgtgtgtaaaataaaaaataaatatgtgcttttcctattaaaaaaagagttgtagtgtagagttgaCTGATTGTACTCTTAGCTCATGACCTATTTACCAACTACCAGGATGTGTTCTTttgataagggtgtctgccaatggcagaaatgtacatttttgtttctaaaacaaaccaaacaaacaaaaacaattaatcaataattatGAAGCAACTTCATGCAGCTAGAAGCGTGTCAATTCACAGTAGTAAAGATCTTCTGCCACTGCATGCCACATGATGATCTCCTCTAGAACGTCcgagcacacaaacacagagaatcGGACCCATTGCAAAGAACAATGGTAAACAGATGGGTGTTTTGCTGAGTCTGCTAATGTAGCAGTCTGACCAGCAAACAGTACAGGTGCAGTTTGGGGGAAGCTACGTGTGATCTCGAGACATCACATGCTAAAGCCCTCAGTCAAAATATCATGAGACACAAATCAGTTTTTGCAAGCACCCTTCACATTGCGCTAAAACAGGGAAACCAATTTGGATTTCACGTCCAACGTCTGAACCTCTTGGCCATCGCAGCAGCAGATCTCTGCCCCATTTAAGCCCTAAACATAATTACAATAATGAACTCAGCAGAAGAAGCAACAGCAACTGCACTTTTGACAGTCTGGAGTTGACACATGGTAAGAATTCTTTAATGCTGCACACAGAAACCTTGTTAGATTTCAAAACCAACACCTTCACCAATTGGGCATTACATTAAATCTCATTAAAAAGTCGTTATGTTAGATTATAGCGTCACCTGAATACTGCACTTCCCAAATAATTCTGAAGGAATGCTCTGAATGTCCTACATAACATCTGATCTTAACcaagtgacaaaaaaagaaataaattcacCTTATTAGCTAATTAGTGATACTTTGGAGCAGCTCATTCTTAAAACTAGGCACTGACTTCAAAGAAAAGAGATTGTGCTGCTGGCATCAAATTCATAATTCTGGAATTGCATTTTGTAAAAGACACACAGGAACAGAGATTCAAAGTTGTGCATGTAGTGAATATTGTTTGCTTTCCAATGTCCAACTTGTGCAATGTCCAACCCCTCAGCCTTCAGCGCAGCGCGACTGATATCCCATTGTTCggaggtgttaatgtttaacaataaatttaataaaaaaatcattctaaaggtctgaGCCTCAAGCATtgattttagatcactgtttttcaatggaaaacatataacgaatgtatttgctgaacctgtgtaagcagtacacaccaacaacatgcatacaaaaatgcagtacttacacaattattgtaataacgagtcacaaatgCATCCACTGCTGATAATcccagtttattaggaaagataaggctccactgaacaacatgctgtaaagcatttttgctcaaaccaaacaatagtgttgtaatttagacgGTTATTCTTTTGTTAcgtattgtttgtatatgtttcagAATAACTTTCGCATAAAAAACACTATcatggtggtaaaaaaaaccaaatatggctggtagaatatagtgttacaaaacaaatgagacaacctattaaaaaaaaaaaaaggtagaagaTTCGGAATCTTGGACTTTAGTCTACACTCTACGTTCTGCACCACCTATCATTTTACACcttttattttcagccagtagcattatggaaacaaaataatTGATGTAAAATGTAGCCAATTAGTGCAGGTATTGCTTACCTCGGCTCGCAGAAGATCAGGATCTGaaatcatgttaatgatttcaaAGTTGTTTTCACTCCcaatcattacattttattcgCTTCAGCCAGGTGGATTTTCTCTATCAGAGGCAACAGGTGATTAtctgcagacagagagagagagagagagagagagagagagaaagagagagagagagagactgaaactgcgtgtgtgtgtgtaagtcaagtcaagtcaagtaaagtttatttgtatagcgcttttcacaacagacattgtctcaaagctgctttacacaaatcaacagtgatggtgaatggtgtgaatttgtccctgatgagcaagccgtggcgactgtggcaaggaaaaactcccttagatgttatgaggaagaaaccttgagaggaaccagactcaaaaggggaacccatcctcatctgggtgacatcaagagtttgatcataaatttttcaacaataacaagaactaacatgattactggagtataagattataagtgatgttctttctgcagtcttatacagtctatatggttagtagctccgagttttatgagctcagcatttgtgatcaccacagatccagcatcagcttctccatgccagagcctttaaacactccaggaggtccaatgtcaaaactccacacatgtagcgggatccaaatggcactggtacgtctctagatggttcgggatgtttgtgagttcgccATCTACTttttcaaaggtccgtaatcatcacgaggtgggaggtgactggagctggccaaacctcagggtgtctcgggatggggagagaaagagaagcagtggagaggaattagcatagctgctgttcatgatattaacagcacaagttgataatgtgcatgtgatcagatgttctggagcacaaggttatgatgtgatgtgtgttatgtgtaggctttgctaaaaagatatgtttttaatctacacttaaa comes from the Silurus meridionalis isolate SWU-2019-XX chromosome 8, ASM1480568v1, whole genome shotgun sequence genome and includes:
- the LOC124389764 gene encoding serine/threonine-protein kinase pim-2-like; protein product: MDFTSANGQHFNEKQYKPLKRKMTHEAHEQPELQTKKRDIYDHYILGELLGYGSFGCVYAGVRISDGKKVALKIMNKINNHQNITIAGDARSLPVEVALLELVCKPPHCPFVIQLLEWFETPDAIILVLERPDPCVDLFDFLTNNIMIETEIIFIVQQIVLAACHCRNQGVFHRDIKAENVLLNL